The genome window CGACCCACGTGGTCAGGTGCCCGGACTCGGTCTTGGGGAAGACGTCGGCGTTCTCCAGCGGGGCCCGCTTGGTGCCGCTCCAGGTGACGGGCTTCTCCTCGAGCAGCTTGGCGAACAGCTCGATCTTCTCCTCGAAGAGCACGTCGTAATCGCTCAGGTCGTATCCGAAGAGGGGGAAGGACTCCGTGAAGGAGCCGCGCCCGAGGATGACCTCGGCCCGGCCGTCGGAGAGCGCGTCCACGGTCGAGAAGCGCTGGAAGACGCGGACCGGATCGTCGGAGCTCAGCACGGTCACGCCGGAGCCGAGACGGATACGACGGGTGCGGGTGGCGATGCCGGCGAGCACCGTCTCCGGAGTCGAGATCGCGTACTCGGGGCGGTGATGCTCGCCGAGGGCGATGACGTCGACGCCGATCTCGTCCGCGAGAACGGCCTCGTCGACGACCTGCCGGATGGCCCGTGCGTAGGACACCGGGTTCCCGGAGTCGTCCTCCGGCACATCGCCGAATGTGTCCAGACCGAAGACGAGATCAGACATGGTGGACTCCTGAGAAACCGATGGTTGATGTGTCAATAATCCAGGTGGGCTATTGACGTGTCAACCAAGTCGCTCCGGCGCCGGATGTGCTCGGTGCATGCGCACGGTGATATATCAACAATTTGGCTAGACTCGTCCTCGTGGAGGATTCAGTGAACTGGTTGACCGCGGAGGAGCAGCACGCATGGCGGAGCTTCGTCCGGTTGCATGAGCGACTGGGCGGCCGCTTGGCGCGCCTGTTGCAGACGGAATCCAATCTGTCCGCCGCGGATTTCGCGGTCCTGGTCAACCTCACGGATGTGCCGGAGGGGCGGCGGCGCTACCAGGACCTCGCACTTGCACTGGAGTGGGAGAAGAGCCGGATGTCCCACCACATCGCGCGCATGGCCGGGCGGGGGCTCGTAGTGCGGGAGGAGTGCCTCGAGGACGGGCGGGGAGCCTTCGTGGCGATCACGGAGGCAGGTCGTGCGGCCATCGAGGCGGCGGCCCCGCTGCACGTGAAGGCGGTTCGCTCCCTGTTCCTGGACCATGTCACACCGGCGGAGCTGCGGACGGTGGCGGAGGTCTCCGAGCGCGTGGTGGAGAAGCTGGAAGAGGAAGCCTGACCGACCGACCGGCCGGCCGTGGGTGGTCGTGGTGAATGGCCGACGGCTTCGATCGTCGACGATCGGGCCGCGATGTCCTCGTGGCTGCGTCCGACGTTGCCCGCCTGGAATAGAGGCGGTCCGGCGCATGTTCGGGCAGTCGGTTGATGTATCAACCGCAGCTGGACATGTTCGGTGATGAGGAGGTCGTACCCGTGCTGCGCAAGGAGTTCGCGACGAACCGGCCGGCCGACGTTTTCGACGCCCCCACCCACGCGTCACTGGTCGCAGCCCCTGGAGGAGGACTGATGAGCGACACCTTCAACGACTACCCGGCGACGGGCGGCGTCGCGCCGGACCGCTGGGCGAGCGCCCTGCACCTGTTCGACAGCGGCGCCGGCGTCCCGCACGAGGAGACCACGGCGGAGCGCTGGGAGCGGGCCCGGCTGCTGTTCGAGGCGAGGGATTACACCGGGGCCGCGAAACTGCTCGCCGCCGTAGTCGAGGAGGTCCCCGAGCAGACCGCGCCCCGGCTGCTGCTGGCCCGCGCCTACTACCACTCGGCACAGCTGCGGCGTGCCGAGGAGCAGCTGCGGCAGATCATCGACCGTGACCCCGTGGAGCACTACGCCCACCTGATGCTGGGCCGCACCCTGCAACGTCAGGGCCGTCACGAGGACGCCGCACCCTGGCTGCGCATGGCCGCCGCTTTCACCGGAGAGCTCCCGGCCGACGACTGACATGCCACCGGTGGTGCGACAGCGGGTGGCGGGTACCGTCCACCGGGCCCGCCGCTCACGTCCCGCCGGGGCACAATGAATCCCCCTCTGTACGCATTCCGAGATGTCGTTTTCCCGTGGGCGGTCAGCGGCGTGGCCCCGTTCCCGATCGACGGGAACGGGGCCACGCGGGGAAGGGGGCTTACAGGGCGGCTGCGGCGCTGTGGAGGTTCTTGGCGGCCAGGGCGAGTCCTTCCGTCTGGGAGTAGGCGGCGTCCTCCTGCTCGATGTTGACGGCCATGTCGGGGTCGATCTCGGAGAGGGTGCGCAGGAACTCGGTCCAGAAGGCGACGTCGTTTCCGAGGCCGACGGCGACGAACTTCCACGCCGGGTTCTCCGGCCAGGCGTTGCACCAGAAGCCGTACCCGGTGGGCACCTTGCCGGGCGCGTCGGCGGGCACGCGGGTGAACGACGTGTCCAGGACGCCGCGGATGTCCGCGCCGGGGCACAACGTCGCGTCCTTGGCGGCGGCGTGGAACACCAGCGGGCCCAGCCACTTGATCGAGGCGATGACGTTCATGCCCTGCCACATCAGGTGCGAGGGGTCCATCTCCGCGCCGACGTTGGTGGCGCCGGTCTCTTCGACGAGCCGCTTCAAAGTGACGGGGGAGAACACCAGGTTGTGCGGGTGCATCTCGATGGCGACCCGGACGTCGTTCTCCCGGGCGAGGGCGTCGATCTCCTTCCAGAACTCGACGGCCACGCCCCACTGGTAGTCCAGGACGTCCATGTACACGCCGTCCCACGGGTTCACCACCCAGGAGGGGTACTCGGCGTCGGGGTCGGACCCGGGGGTGCCGGACATGGTCACGACGTGCTTCACACCGAGCAGGCCCGCGAGCCGGATGGTTCGGCGCAGGTCGTCGGCGTGCTTCGGGCCGACACCCGGGAGCGGGTTGAGCGGGTGAGCGTGTCAAGGGCGTCGGGCGAGGAGATCGCTGCCAGGAGGCAGAAGTGGACGAAGCCGGTTCGGAAGTGGACGAAGCCGGTTCGGAAGGTCGCCGGAACGGCACGACGAAGCGCCCACGGCTGGAGGACGTGGCGGCCCGTGTGGGCGTGTCCACGGCGTCCGTCTCCCTGGTGCTGAGCGGTGTGCCCGGACCCAGCGAGCGCACCCGGCAACGGGTTCTGAGGGCCGCCGCCGAACTGGGCTACCAGGTCGATCGAACCGCCAGCCTCCTGGCCGGCAGGCGCACCCGGCTGCTCGGCGTCATGGTCGACGTCCACAGCCCCTTCCATGCCGAACTGGTCGAGCATCTGCACACGGCCGCCGAGGAGGTCGGCTACGACCTCGTCCTGAGCACCCAGACCCGCACCCGCGACGAGCACACCGCGGTCGAGACACTGCTGGCCTTTCGCAGCGAGGCTCTGATCCTGCTCGGCCCCACCGCCCCCGCCGACACGCTCGCCTCCCTCGACCGCAAGGCGCCCGTCATCGCCGTCGGCCGTCGGATCGCCGACGGGGAACTGGACGTCGTGCGCACCGCGGACGACGACGGGGTCGGCCAGATCGTCGACCACCTGGTGGCTCTCGGGCACCGCACGATCGCGTACGTGGACGGCGGCAAGGGCGTGATCGCCACGGACCGGCGCCGCGGGTACCGCACCGCGATGCGTCGCCATGGCCTGGACGCCCACATCCGGATCCTGCACGGGGACAACACCGAAGCGGCCGGCGAACGCGCCGCCCGCCACCTCCTCGACTCCGGCGACCTGCCCACCGCCGTCGTCGCCTACAACGACCAGTGCGCCATCGGGGTCCTGGCCACGCTCGCACGCGCCGGCGTCGCCGTCCCCGGCGAGGTGTCCGTGGCCGGCTACGACGACGACCGGCTCTCCCGGTTGAGCTGCTTCAATCTGACCACGGTGAGTCAGGGGGCGGAGGAACAGGCTCGACATGCGGTGGCGGCCGCCGTCGAACGCCTCGACCAGGGCCGCACCACGCCGCGCGAGGTCGTCCTCACCCCCCACCTCGTCGTACGTGGCACCACGGCCGCGCCTCGCTGATCCGGTACGCGGCACCGCTGCGAGCCTCGCCGATCCGGTCGAGTAGGGAGAAGCCGCCCTCTGCCCGAGTCGCGATGAGCGCCCGCTGCTCCAGGACTGCGACCGGGTTCCTCTCTGCTGGTAGGCGCAGCCTCCCACGCCACGTCAGGCGGGCTCACCCGTACACGCGGCGCAGGGCTTCGCAGTGGAAAATTGTCGACCGGTTGTCTACTTTGGGGGAGCCGACGCCGACAAGGTGGCCGGCCCCCATCGAAAGGACACATCATGAGCACCACCGGCCGGCAGAAGGTCGCGGTCATCACCGGTGCGTCGCAGGGCATCGGTGCCGCCCTGGTCGACGCCTACCGCAAACTCGGCTACGGCGTCGTCGCGACGTCCCGCGGCATTGCCCCTTCGGAGGATCCGAACGTCCTCACCGTTCAGGGCGACATCGCCGACCCTGCCACCGCCGAACGCGTCATCGCGGCCGGGCTCGAGCGCTTCGGCCGTATCGACGCCCTGGTCAACAACGCCGGCATCTTCGTGGCCAAGCCGTTCACCGAGTACACGCAGGGTGACTACGACGCAGTCACCGGCATCAATCTGAGCGGTTTCTTCCGTATCACCCAGCTCGTGGTCGAGCAGATGGTCCGCCAGGGAGGCGGGCACGTCGTCCAGATCACCACCAGCCTGGTCGACCACGCGAACTCCGCGGTGCCCTCAGTGCTCGCGTCGCTGACCAAGGGCGGCCTGCAGTCCGCGACCAAGGCCCTGGCCATCGAGTACGCCACCCGAGGTGTCCGCAGCAACGCCGTCGCGCTCGGCGTCATCAAGACGCCGATGCACTCCGAGGAGTATCACGACACGCTCGCCGGCCTGCATCCGCTCGGCCGGATGGGCGAGGTGGGCGACGTCGTCGACGCGGTCGTCTACCTGGAGAACGCCCCGTTCGTCACCGGAGAGATCCTCCACGTCGACGGCGGCCAGAGCGCTGGTCACTGACCAGGGCGTCCGGGCCTCTGGTCCCCGCTCGTGCAAACAGTGAAGCCGACGTGCACCTCCGTCCGGGTTGTGGACGCCCGGCCGGAGGCGCGTCGCGAGACGGCGTCTCGGCGGCTGGTCAGTCGGTGGTGGCAGGGGTGGCAGGGGTGTGGAAGTAGTGGCCCTTGTCGAGATCGGCGAGGAGGTCGGGCTGGGTCGGTTCCCAGTCCAGCAGTTCGCGCGTCAGGGTGTTCGACGCCGGGGCGTCGGCGCGGAGGAAGGCGCCCAGCCAGGAGAAGTGCTCGGACGCGCCCTCGGGGGCCACGGAGGCCCTCGGCACGTCGAGGTGACGACCGATCACCTCGGCGATCTCGCGGATCGCGACGCCCTCTTCCGCGGCGCCGTGCAACACCGATCCGGCGGGGGCCTTCTCGACCGCCAGACGGAACAGCCGTGCGGCGTCGAGACGGTGGACGGCCGGCCAGCGGTTGGCGCCGTCGCCGATGTAGCCGGAGACGCCCTTCCTGCGGGCAATGGCCACCAGGGTCGCCGTGAAGCCGTTGTCTCCTTCGCCGTGGCAGGTCGGAGAGAGTCGTACCACGGATGAGCGCACGCCGCGCGAGGCGAGTGCGAGCACCGCCTGCGCGGTGGCCTGGCGGATCGATGTCGGCGAGCCGTCGATCGTGGGCATGTCCCGCTCGGTCGCCACGCGCCCGGGCGCGATTCCGACGAGGCCGGAGGCGAGGACGAAGGGGCGGTCCGTGCCGGCGAGCGCGTCGCCGAAGGCGTCGACGGCGCGGCGATCGGCCTCGGCGGCGCCCTGGAAGTCGCCGGTGAAGGCGATGTCGTGCTTGAAGGCGAGGTGGATCACCCCGTCCGAGGCGGCGGCCGTGTCCCTCAGGACGCCGAGGTCGTCGAGAGTGCCGCGGACGGCCTCCGCTCCGGCCGCGGCCAGCGCGTCGGCGGAGGCGTCGGAGCGGGCGAGCCCGACGACCCGGTGCCCCGCGTCGATGAGCTCGGGCACGACGGCGGAACCGATCCAGCCGGACGCGCCGGTGACAAAGATGCGCATGACAGAGACCCCGAACTGTTGATGTCAGTTACTGTCATCGACGCTAGCACCTGATGTCAGTCGCTGTCATCACGTTAGGATCGGTGCATGGGTAGATGGGAGCCGAACGCGCGCGGGCGCCTGGCGACGGCGGCGTTGGAGCTTTACAGCGAGCGCGGGTTCGAGCAGACCACCGTGGCCGAGATCGCCAGGAGGGCCGGGCTCACGGAGCGGACCTTCTTCCGGCACTACGCCGACAAGCGCGAGGTGCTGTTCGCCGGCTCCCGTGAACTGGAGGAGCTGCTCGTGCAGGCGGTCGCCGGCGCTCCGGAGTCCGCAGCGCCGATCGACGTGCTGGCGGTGGGCCTTGAGGCGGTCTCCAGGATGTTCGCCGACCGGCGCGAGCACGCGCGGAAGCGGCAGGCTGTGATCATGGCGAACGCGGAACTCCGGGAGCGCGAACTGATCAAGCTCGCCTCGATGTCGGCCGCGCTCGCCGACACCCTGCGCCGACGGGGCGTGGGGGAGCCGGCAGCGAGCCTGACCGCCGAGGCGGGGGTCGCCGTCTTCAAGGTCGGCTTCGAACGCTGGATCGCGGCGGCCGAGGAACGCGAGATGTCGCAGCTGATGCGGGAATCGCTGGACGAGCTCAAGGCCGTGGCTGCGGGAGGCTAGAGGAGGCGTACCCGGCGGCCTGCCGGGCGCCGCCGCTGACGGCCCCGCACGGCGCGGGCCTACACCGTGCGACGCGCCAACCCTCCTTTGCCGGACCGGACTTCATTCCTCACCGTCGGAGACTCGGCAGCCCCGATCCGAAGGCAACGACTCCGCACATCACGGGACGCCCGAGGGAATGGTCTCGGCGTGCGGCCACTACGATCGGACCCCAAGACAACCATTCGACCGGCGCGTTCAGTGCGTGCCGGTCGGGGTCGCCGATGCCAGGGTCCGCTCCCCGGGCTGCGGTGATCTTCCTGCTCAGGAGGACCCTCCCGCATGTTCCGACGTATTGGGAACGCCGTCGTCCGACATCCCGTCTGGACGATCGTGGCATGGTTAATCGCGGCGGTGGCGATCGTCGCCACCGCTCCCAGCCTGCCCTCGAACAGTGACGAGAGCAGTTTCCTGCCCAAGAGTTACGAGTCCATCAAAGCCGCGGATCTCCAGACGAAGGCGTTCCCCAGCGCCTTCACCCCGTCCGCGATCGTGCTGTACCAGCGCACCGACGGCGGCAAGTTGACCGCCGCCGACCAGCAGGACGTCGCCCGGATCACCTCCGAACTGGGCAAGAAGCACATCGACCAGGTGCAGAAGGTCGTCCCCGGCCAGCCGTCGAAGGACGGCAGGTACGCCCTGACCCTGGTCCAGATGGACAGCAAGAACGCCGGCCAGCCCAAACAGGCGGACGCGGCCAAGGTGTTGCGCGAGGATGCCAAGAAGCTCGCCAAGGGCACGCATCTCGACGCCAAGCTCGGCGGCTCTGCCGCGCAGGCCCTCGACCAGCAGGACTCGTCCCAGCGCGGTCAGGCACTGATCGGCATCGGCACCTTCGTGATCATCCTGGTGACGCTGCTGATCATCTTCAGGGCACCGATCCTGGCCGTACTGCCCCTGATCCTGATCGGCCTGGTGTCCGCGGTCGCCAACGGACTGATCGCTTACGCCACCAAGCTGTTCGATCTGCAGGCCAACAGTTCGATCTCCTCCATCCTGATCGTCGTGCTCTTCGGCGTGGGCACGGACTACTTCCTCTTCCTGATGTTCCGCTACCGCGAACGCCTGCGCGCCGGCGACGAGCCCAAGCAGGCCATGGTCAACGCGGTGGACCGGGTCGGTGAGGCCATCGCCTCGGCCGCCGGAGCGGTCATCATCGCCTTCTTCGCACTGGTGCTGTCCACGCTCGGGTTCCTCAAGCAGATGGGCCCGGCGCTCGCCATCGCGGTCGCCGCCACCCTGATCGCGGGCCTGACCCTGATCCCGGCCGTGGTCTCGCTCATCGGGCCGAAGGTCTTCTGGCCCTCCAAGTCCTGGCAACGCGAGCCGGACAACGCCCGTTTCGCCGCCCTGGGCCGCGGCGTGCAGCGCCGCCCGGCCCTGACCGCCGCGGTGTCCGGACTCGTCCTGGTCGCGCTGTCGCTCGGCACGCTCGGCTACAAGGCCACGTTCGACCTGGCCTCGGGCTCCATGCCCAAGACCAAGGAGTCCATGGTCGTCCAGGACGAGATGCAGAAGGCGTACTCGGCGGGCGCCGCCGCCCCCACCGACGTCTACCTGTCCAGCACCGACGGCAAGCCGCTGGACAAGACCGCCTTCGACGCCTACGCGAAGAAACTCGGCGGCGTGGACGGTGTCGCCGGCGCCCGTTTGACCCAGGTCAACAAGGACGGCACCACCGCGGACTTCACCGTCACGCTCAAGTACGAGGCGTCGACGGACAAGGCGATCGACGCCGTGGGCAGGGTGCGCGACATCGCCCACTCCTCCGCCCCGCAGGGCACCGAGGCCCTCGTCGGCGGCATGTCCTCGATCTACAAGGACATCAATGCCGCGGTCAACCACGACTACCGGACGGTCTTCCCTGTCGCCGCTGTCCTGATCATGGTCATCCTGGGGCTGCTGCTGCGCAGCGTGGTCGCCCCCTGGTACCTGATCGCCTCGGTGGGCCTCGGCTTCGGCGCCACCCTCGGCGCCACCGTCTGGATCTTCCAGGAGGGACAGGGACACTCGGGGCTGATGTTCATGCTCCCGGTGATCATGTATCTCTTCGTGGTCGCCATCGGTACCGACTACAACATCCTCATGATCGCCCGGCTCCGCGAGGAGGCCCGGGAGGGCCGCGAGCCACGTGAGGCGGCCGGCATGGCGCTGAGGCACGCCGGGCCGACCGTGGCCGCCGCGGGCTTCATCCTGGCGGCGACCTTCGCCACGATGATGCTGGCGGGCAACTCGCTGCTCACGGAGATGGGTTTCGCGGTCTCCTTCGGCATCGCGGTCGCCGCCTTCGTCATGGCGATGTTCTTCACACCGAGTCTCACCGCGCTGATCGGCCACGCGGCGTGGTGGCCGGGGCACGGGGACCGTGCGGAGGGGGCGCCGGCCGGCACGGCCGCCCAATCCGTCGGTTCCGGGCCCGTCCCCGGCGAGGACCGGGACACGCTCGCGCACGATCCGTCCGGGCGTCGCAGCTAGCGACAGTGTGACGGGCAGGTCTGCCGGGCCGCGCGGCCCGGCAGACCGAACTCGTGACTCCGCGCGTCCGGCTGCGGGTCAATCGTGGTCTTCGTGTCCCTTGTACACCTGGGACTTCTTGGTCTTCCCGACCTGCCCTGCCGCGCCTGCCGTGCCGGAATCAGTGGGGGTCCCGGAATCCGCGGCCGTCCCGGAATCCGTGGGCGTCCCGGAATCCGCGGTCTTCCTGGCCTTCTGCTTCGGTTCGCGGGTGTCGCGGAGTGCGGTCCCTGATGGAGTACGGTCGTCCGTGCCGTTGCCGTCGTCCGAGCCGTTCGACACGGGGGAGCGGGAAGTCCTCGAGTCGGACGCG of Streptomyces cynarae contains these proteins:
- a CDS encoding LLM class flavin-dependent oxidoreductase is translated as MSDLVFGLDTFGDVPEDDSGNPVSYARAIRQVVDEAVLADEIGVDVIALGEHHRPEYAISTPETVLAGIATRTRRIRLGSGVTVLSSDDPVRVFQRFSTVDALSDGRAEVILGRGSFTESFPLFGYDLSDYDVLFEEKIELFAKLLEEKPVTWSGTKRAPLENADVFPKTESGHLTTWVGVGGSPQSVIRTAHYGFPLMIAIIGGNPQRFAPYIDLYQRATDKFGTTAHPVGMHSPGFIADTDEEARELHWPYYRVIRDRIGALRGWPPVRKEEYDAEIEHGSLYIGSPETVARKMARAIEALGVGRFDLIYTAGAQPVSARLRAVELYGTKVLPMVRDILADARS
- a CDS encoding MarR family winged helix-turn-helix transcriptional regulator, which produces MEDSVNWLTAEEQHAWRSFVRLHERLGGRLARLLQTESNLSAADFAVLVNLTDVPEGRRRYQDLALALEWEKSRMSHHIARMAGRGLVVREECLEDGRGAFVAITEAGRAAIEAAAPLHVKAVRSLFLDHVTPAELRTVAEVSERVVEKLEEEA
- a CDS encoding tetratricopeptide repeat protein, whose amino-acid sequence is MSDTFNDYPATGGVAPDRWASALHLFDSGAGVPHEETTAERWERARLLFEARDYTGAAKLLAAVVEEVPEQTAPRLLLARAYYHSAQLRRAEEQLRQIIDRDPVEHYAHLMLGRTLQRQGRHEDAAPWLRMAAAFTGELPADD
- a CDS encoding LacI family DNA-binding transcriptional regulator; this translates as MDEAGSEGRRNGTTKRPRLEDVAARVGVSTASVSLVLSGVPGPSERTRQRVLRAAAELGYQVDRTASLLAGRRTRLLGVMVDVHSPFHAELVEHLHTAAEEVGYDLVLSTQTRTRDEHTAVETLLAFRSEALILLGPTAPADTLASLDRKAPVIAVGRRIADGELDVVRTADDDGVGQIVDHLVALGHRTIAYVDGGKGVIATDRRRGYRTAMRRHGLDAHIRILHGDNTEAAGERAARHLLDSGDLPTAVVAYNDQCAIGVLATLARAGVAVPGEVSVAGYDDDRLSRLSCFNLTTVSQGAEEQARHAVAAAVERLDQGRTTPREVVLTPHLVVRGTTAAPR
- a CDS encoding SDR family NAD(P)-dependent oxidoreductase, with product MSTTGRQKVAVITGASQGIGAALVDAYRKLGYGVVATSRGIAPSEDPNVLTVQGDIADPATAERVIAAGLERFGRIDALVNNAGIFVAKPFTEYTQGDYDAVTGINLSGFFRITQLVVEQMVRQGGGHVVQITTSLVDHANSAVPSVLASLTKGGLQSATKALAIEYATRGVRSNAVALGVIKTPMHSEEYHDTLAGLHPLGRMGEVGDVVDAVVYLENAPFVTGEILHVDGGQSAGH
- a CDS encoding SDR family oxidoreductase gives rise to the protein MRIFVTGASGWIGSAVVPELIDAGHRVVGLARSDASADALAAAGAEAVRGTLDDLGVLRDTAAASDGVIHLAFKHDIAFTGDFQGAAEADRRAVDAFGDALAGTDRPFVLASGLVGIAPGRVATERDMPTIDGSPTSIRQATAQAVLALASRGVRSSVVRLSPTCHGEGDNGFTATLVAIARRKGVSGYIGDGANRWPAVHRLDAARLFRLAVEKAPAGSVLHGAAEEGVAIREIAEVIGRHLDVPRASVAPEGASEHFSWLGAFLRADAPASNTLTRELLDWEPTQPDLLADLDKGHYFHTPATPATTD
- a CDS encoding TetR/AcrR family transcriptional regulator is translated as MGRWEPNARGRLATAALELYSERGFEQTTVAEIARRAGLTERTFFRHYADKREVLFAGSRELEELLVQAVAGAPESAAPIDVLAVGLEAVSRMFADRREHARKRQAVIMANAELRERELIKLASMSAALADTLRRRGVGEPAASLTAEAGVAVFKVGFERWIAAAEEREMSQLMRESLDELKAVAAGG
- a CDS encoding MMPL family transporter translates to MFRRIGNAVVRHPVWTIVAWLIAAVAIVATAPSLPSNSDESSFLPKSYESIKAADLQTKAFPSAFTPSAIVLYQRTDGGKLTAADQQDVARITSELGKKHIDQVQKVVPGQPSKDGRYALTLVQMDSKNAGQPKQADAAKVLREDAKKLAKGTHLDAKLGGSAAQALDQQDSSQRGQALIGIGTFVIILVTLLIIFRAPILAVLPLILIGLVSAVANGLIAYATKLFDLQANSSISSILIVVLFGVGTDYFLFLMFRYRERLRAGDEPKQAMVNAVDRVGEAIASAAGAVIIAFFALVLSTLGFLKQMGPALAIAVAATLIAGLTLIPAVVSLIGPKVFWPSKSWQREPDNARFAALGRGVQRRPALTAAVSGLVLVALSLGTLGYKATFDLASGSMPKTKESMVVQDEMQKAYSAGAAAPTDVYLSSTDGKPLDKTAFDAYAKKLGGVDGVAGARLTQVNKDGTTADFTVTLKYEASTDKAIDAVGRVRDIAHSSAPQGTEALVGGMSSIYKDINAAVNHDYRTVFPVAAVLIMVILGLLLRSVVAPWYLIASVGLGFGATLGATVWIFQEGQGHSGLMFMLPVIMYLFVVAIGTDYNILMIARLREEAREGREPREAAGMALRHAGPTVAAAGFILAATFATMMLAGNSLLTEMGFAVSFGIAVAAFVMAMFFTPSLTALIGHAAWWPGHGDRAEGAPAGTAAQSVGSGPVPGEDRDTLAHDPSGRRS